AAATTGTTTACAACACCCGGGAGCCTGTCAGACCTAATCGGAAAAACATTCGAAAACATCGGCAAAAGAAACCTTATTCTATGAATTACAAAAGGTTATGACAGATTATTAACTAAACGACATTGAATATTGATTTATAAAACACTGAGTCCACTCCGAACAGTGTCGGCATGAACAATTTAGTAAATATTTGACAAATTGCAAGCTTATAATCAATTTGTTAACGAATTCACACTGTCACTAAAAAAATAATTCTCGAAAACAGGAATTCCAATTTATCCAAATCCGACAAGCGGAATATTTACAATAAACCTGACAGCGTCTGCAAGACCTGTCAGCGTTTCAATTAATACAAAAAAGCCAAGCAGAAATGTTTGGCTTTTTTATTAACTAAAATCCGCATATCATCGTATCATTAAGTTAATAAACAAAGAAATGCAAATCAGTTTCACATAAATTAAAAAAAGTGGTGCGATGATTGTCAATATTTTAATTATAGACTTGTGTATTCAAAGTATTAAAATAATTTATTATCTTTAAAATTGTTTGAAAAAAGTTTTTTAGACTAAAACTCATAGCTGTATGAAATTGAAAAACCGGGATAAGAACAACTTTGGGTCCTGCATATTTGAATATTTCGGATGAATTATGTAAAGACAGCATTCAAGGAATTGTTGCCGATGATAAAACAAAAACAGATTATTATAAGATTATTCAACAATTCTATAAACGAAACAGTACTCAAATATAGCTTGAAAAGAATTAAGTTAATCTTATTTTATTTATGAAAAATTATTAACAAATTTGTTGTCAGAAATATTAACAGACAACAAATGGAAATCTTAAAAGTAACATCACCTTTCGATAATAGCCTAATTAAAGAAATTCCTTTGGCAAGCAAAGAAAATGTTGAAAAAGCTCTTGCAAAAGCCGATGAATTATTCAAAAATCAATCAACTTGGTTGCCTGCACATGAGCGAATTGCAATTTTGGAACGCACAGCCGAAATAATGAAAACCAAAGTTGAAGAGTTAACCCAAATAGCTGCACAAGAAGGCGGTAAGCCCTACACCGACAGCAAAGTTGAAGTTCTGCGAGCAATCAACGGAGTTAAACTTGCAGCAGAGCATATCGGACAAATAAAAGGTGAGCAAATTCCTATGGGACTTACAAAAGCATCCGAAAACAGAATTGCTTTTACAATGCGAGAACCTATCGGTGTGGTTGTTTCTGTCAGTGCATTTAACCATCCCTTAAACTTAACTGTACATCAAACAGTTACGGCAATTGCAGCGGGATGTCCGGTAATTATTAAACCGGCATCAACAACGCCTCTGTCTTGTCTTAACTTTGCGGAAATTTTAAAAGATGCCGGTTTGCCCGAAGGTTGGTGTCAAGTTACGATTTGCAAAAATGATGTTGCCGAAAAGTTAGTAACTGACGAAAGAGTAAATTATTTTTCGTTTATCGGTTCGGCAAAAGTCGGTTGGTATTTACGTTCTAAACTTTCACCCGGAACTCGTTGTGCGTTGGAACACGGAGGTTCTGCTCCGGTTATTGTAGAAAAAGATGCTGATTTTACTGAAATGTTACCCTCACTTTTAAAAGGCAGTTTCTATCATGCCGGTCAAGTTTGTGTTTCCGTTCAACGTGTTTTTGTTCACGAAAGTATTTGTGATAAATTCTCAAAACAATTTGCTGATATGGCAAGCAAATTAATTGTGGGCAACCAAACGGATGAAAAAACAGAAGTCGGTCCGTTAATCTCTACTTTTGAAGTTGACAGAGTTGAGCAATGGGTAAATGAAGCTGTTGAAGGCGGAGGAGAATTATTGTGTGGGGGAAAACGAATTTCAGATACTTGTTATGAACCTACGGTTCTTTTAAATCCGCCGGCAAATGCAAAAGTATCTACATTGGAAATTTTCGGTCCTGTTGTTTGCGTATATTCTTATTCAAACAGA
The DNA window shown above is from Bacteroidales bacterium and carries:
- a CDS encoding aldehyde dehydrogenase family protein — encoded protein: MEILKVTSPFDNSLIKEIPLASKENVEKALAKADELFKNQSTWLPAHERIAILERTAEIMKTKVEELTQIAAQEGGKPYTDSKVEVLRAINGVKLAAEHIGQIKGEQIPMGLTKASENRIAFTMREPIGVVVSVSAFNHPLNLTVHQTVTAIAAGCPVIIKPASTTPLSCLNFAEILKDAGLPEGWCQVTICKNDVAEKLVTDERVNYFSFIGSAKVGWYLRSKLSPGTRCALEHGGSAPVIVEKDADFTEMLPSLLKGSFYHAGQVCVSVQRVFVHESICDKFSKQFADMASKLIVGNQTDEKTEVGPLISTFEVDRVEQWVNEAVEGGGELLCGGKRISDTCYEPTVLLNPPANAKVSTLEIFGPVVCVYSYSNREKAIEIANSLDVHFQASVFTKNIDIALDTVKKLNATAVMVNDHTAFRVDWMPFGGRDSSGIGMGGIPYTIHEMTREKLMVIKSEVL